A genomic region of Drosophila simulans strain w501 unplaced genomic scaffold, Prin_Dsim_3.1 Segkk87_quiver_pilon, whole genome shotgun sequence contains the following coding sequences:
- the LOC123327452 gene encoding uncharacterized protein LOC123327452, giving the protein MDRLYWITSTHRRYKQFVGNRVAEILESTEVSQWRWLPSAENVADDATRSQRRVDLSQGSRWLSGPPFLTEPEESWPKFSVTDGRAPQAAEEEEMSGEFVLAMVNAPLLSWQRFSRFNRLVRTTAWILRFIRRCRGQRYEREEHGLTSVELADAEHALVRLAQREAFGEEAQTGTVSKSSQLSGLSPYLDREGIMRANGRIDAAACVPYGARRPIILSHKSALAEMIVGHNHERMCHQNVEATIGEIRQKFWITNVRRLLRKVVADCNVCKLRKARPTQPKMGPLPEDRLEANGWPFKFTGQDYFGPLLV; this is encoded by the coding sequence ATGGACCGACTGTACTGGATCACCAGCACTCACCGGAGATATAAGCAATTTGTTGGAAATCGGGTGGCAGAAATCTTAGAATCCACAGAGGTTTCCCAATGGAGATGGCTACCATCTGCCGAAAACGTGGCAGACGACGCAACCAGGTCGCAACGCCGCGTGGACCTCAGCCAAGGTTCGCGGTGGTTAAGCGGACCACCATTCCTAACGGAACCTGAAGAAAGTTGGCCCAAATTTTCTGTAACCGATGGACGCGCTCCACAGGCCGCTGAGGAAGAAGAGATGTCAGGTGAGTTTGTATTGGCCATGGTAAACGCGCCCCTTCTATCTTGGCAGAGGTTCTCGAGATTCAACCGACTGGTAAGAACGACAGCATGGATCCTAAGATTTATTCGACGCTGTCGCGGGCAACGCTACGAGCGAGAAGAACACGGGCTTACCTCTGTCGAACTTGCTGACGCGGAGCACGCATTGGTCCGGCTGGCGCAGAGAGAAGCGTTCGGCGAGGAAGCTCAAACAGGAACGGTCAGCAAGAGCAGCCAATTATCAGGACTTTCGCCGTATTTGGATAGAGAGGGTATCATGCGTGCCAATGGAAGGATTGACGCAGCGGCATGCGTACCATATGGGGCTCGCCGTCCGATCATACTGTCCCATAAAAGTGCACTGGCGGAAATGATCGTTGGTCACAACCATGAGAGGATGTGCCACCAAAACGTGGAGGCCACCATCGGCGAGATTCGCCAAAAGTTTTGGATAACTAACGTGAGGAGGCTTCTACGGAAGGTGGTGGCTGACTGTAACGTATGCAAGTTGCGGAAAGCACGACCGACACAACCGAAAATGGGCCCATTGCCAGAGGATCGGCTTGAGGCAAATGGATGGCCATTTAAGTTCACTGGCCAGGACTATTTCGGACCATTGCTTGTGTAG
- the LOC123327454 gene encoding uncharacterized protein LOC123327454, translating to MPALRRSPRLDQSKEPTTSVASDIQQPHSSKESGLLGQNPSGTPQPAKAGQTTNSTTVEVANLLERIATLERELSKAKANEGQVETARNPVGIGLSGIGNGNGAANTPLSMSETSSAMSGATTQMLSENLQREQFVTPSLNEPLLAQLSANFLAQLSANLQPQLSGTSGQQVTRNNNCTTVSLSPPCYVTATVQPELGYVDALREPQRNLVVTAPGSYGTAPASIPNVWTPRRLPDLPEFEGQPEEWPIFQCAFTETTEAYQCTALENNQRLVKALKGEARAAVKALLIHPNNVQEVMEQLRFRYGRPEQLIRSQLESVRDVLPISEPNIARIVPFATKVSNLAAFLKSTKNGIQHLGNPTLMEELIATLPISKRLDWAKHVATIEPYPTVVHFSEWLHELARLICIVTDAASKDPKRRLLHASASRLDGKDTNSHKCCPICEGQHGIKDCEEFHHALPTARIELARKHRICFACLESGHMARFCKKGTKCSVNGCQRRHHYLLHDRIGNSRLPQSNGGRLKEHTSTRDQELQRDTSHRRRNPFTSTTATPKAGQAEDGQESPHRNLSCVDPDEDHLLFRILPVTLHGRNKQVDTYALLDEGSSVTLIDDDIIQSLNLKGESRQLNVQWFGGKTAREHTTVVSLQISGTGKSMRHDLRNVFAVSNLNLPMQSLRREDVKARKENARLPVKPYFDATPRILIGLDHAHLGIPLRTRSFGAGGPFAAATKLEWVVYGPVKGSASPPVSRSCLLAVSHDNLLEKMVSDYFETENFGVKPAPPVAAGDDVRALSILEDTTKRVGRRFQTGLLWKDDGVRLPDSYNMALKRLVSIERKMKRDEVFARAYKGIMDDYIKKGYARRLEPQGITHTNGKVWYLPHFGVENPNKPGKIRLVFDAAAKVNDISLNSALMKGPQRYKSLPAVLFHFREGAVGVCADIKEMFHQVLIQPQDRCAQRFLWRNGEDRRNPDTYEMQVMTFGAACSPCAADYVKLVNASQYSSTDPRAVLAIKEYHYVDDYVNSFMSKDDAVAVSSRVREIHANAGFDLCRFSSSSADVVKALNPQGSNTNVKWSESEEKVLGMYWQPAADDHIPSGTQQCDGRETRPYQEGVSKPCYVHIRSDWVLELLHDNR from the coding sequence ATGCCGGCGCTGAGGCGAAGCCCCAGACTAGATCAGTCCAAAGAGCCCACGACGAGTGTGGCTAGTGATATACAGCAGCCTCACAGTTCCAAGGAAAGTGGATTACTCGGTCAGAATCCGAGTGGTACTCCGCAGCCTGCCAAAGCAGGGCAGACTACAAATTCCACAACTGTAGAGGTGGCGAACCTACTGGAAAGAATCGCAACCTTAGAAAGGGAACTATCCAAGGCCAAGGCAAATGAAGGGCAAGTAGAGACCGCAAGAAATCCCGTTGGAATCGGGTTGAGCGGTATCGgtaacggtaacggtgcggcGAATACACCGCTAAGTATGAGTGAAACGTCGTCAGCTATGAGTGGAGCGACGACGCAGATGTTGAGTGAAAATTTGCAACGGGAACAATTTGTAACGCCATCTTTGAATGAACCGTTGCTCGCACAATTGAGTGCAAATTTTCTCGCACAGTTGAGTGCAAATTTGCAGCCACAATTGAGTGGAACTAGTGGGCAACAAGTCACACGGAATAATAACTGTACAACAGTGAGCCTATCTCCGCCTTGCTACGTTACGGCCACGGTGCAGCCAGAACTAGGGTATGTTGATGCACTACGGGAGCCACAACGCAACTTAGTGGTTACTGCGCCTGGGTCCTACGGGACAGCACCGGCAAGTATACCAAATGTATGGACGCCACGTAGATTACCGGATCTTCCAGAGTTCGAAGGCCAGCCCGAGGAATGGCCAATATTCCAGTGCGCGTTTACGGAGACGACGGAGGCATATCAATGTACAGCCTTGGAGAATAATCAAAGGCTAGTGAAGGCTTTGAAGGGTGAGGCACGAGCGGCAGTAAAGGCGCTGCTCATCCACCCCAACAATGTGCAAGAAGTTATGGAGCAGCTTCGATTTCGATATGGACGCCCGGAGCAACTGATTCGAAGTCAACTGGAGAGCGTGCGAGATGTGCTGCCAATATCAGAACCGAACATAGCCAGAATTGTGCCGTTTGCCACAAAGGTGAGCAACCTCGCCGCGTTTTTGAAGTCAACAAAGAACGGCATTCAGCATTTAGGAAATCCTACCCTAATGGAGGAGCTGATAGCTACGTTGCCTATAAGCAAGAGGTTGGACTGGGCGAAGCATGTAGCTACGATAGAACCATATCCAACAGTGGTGCATTTTAGCGAATGGCTACACGAGCTCGCTAGATTGATATGCATTGTCACGGATGCTGCAAGTAAAGATCCGAAGCGAAGGCTATTGCACGCAAGCGCAAGTCGTCTGGATGGAAAGGATACTAACTCTCACAAATGTTGTCCAATATGTGAGGGGCAGCATGGGATCAAGGACTGCGAGGAATTTCATCATGCACTTCCGACAGCGAGAATCGAGTTAGCAAGGAAGCATAGGATCTGCTTCGCGTGCTTGGAGAGTGGACACATGGCCCGGTTCTGCAAGAAGGGCACCAAATGCAGTGTCAACGGGTGCCAAAGAAGGCATCACTACCTGCTCCACGATAGAATCGGGAATTCCAGGCTACCCCAGTCGAACGGCGGCCGCTTGAAGGAGCATACGAGCACTCGAGATCAGGAGCTGCAAAGGGACACCAGCCATCGCCGACGTAATCCCTTTACGTCAACGACTGCAACGCCAAAAGCAGGACAAGCCGAGGATGGCCAGGAATCGCCACACCGAAACCTTAGCTGCGTTGACCCGGATGAAGATCACCTGCTATTCCGGATTTTGCCCGTGACGTTGCACGGGAGGAATAAGCAAGTGGACACATACGCGCTGCTCGATGAGGGATCGTCCGTAACGCTTATTGACGACGACATTATCCAGAGCCTGAACCTAAAGGGAGAGAGTCGACAGCTCAACGTGCAGTGGTTTGGTGGCAAAACCGCCAGAGAGCACACTACGGTAGTTAGCCTGCAGATAAGTGGCACGGGCAAATCCATGCGCCATGACCTACGAAATGTGTTCGCTGTATCGAATTTAAATCTTCCGATGCAAAGCTTGCGTCGGGAGGATGTTAAGGCAAGAAAGGAAAATGCACGCCTACCCGTTAAACCATACTTCGATGCAACGCCAAGGATATTGATCGGCTTAGATCACGCTCATTTGGGTATTCCACTGAGGACCAGAAGCTTTGGAGCAGGAGGACCATTTGCAGCCGCCACCAAACTTGAATGGGTGGTGTACGGACCGGTAAAAGGGAGTGCAAGTCCACCGGTATCGAGATCATGCCTTTTAGCCGTGTCACACGATAATCTTCTAGAGAAGATGGTCAGCGATTACTTCGAAACTGAGAATTTTGGAGTAAAGCCCGCACCGCCGGTCGCAGCTGGTGACGATGTGCGAGCCTTAAGCATTTTGGAGGACACGACGAAACGTGTAGGCCGACGATTCCAGACTGGTCTGCTATGGAAAGACGACGGGGTGAGACTGCCAGACAGCTACAACATGGCACTCAAGAGACTCGTCAGCATTGAACGGAAAATGAAGCGCGACGAGGTCTTCGCGCGGGCATACAAGGGAATTATGGATGATTACATCAAGAAGGGATATGCACGACGACTAGAGCCGCAGGGGATAACCCACACCAACGGCAAGGTATGGTACCTTCCGCATTTCGGGGTCGAGAACCCAAACAAGCCGGGAAAAATCCGTCTAGTCTTCGATGCCGCAGCCAAAGTGAACGATATATCACTGAACTCGGCGCTGATGAAAGGCCCTCAGCGCTACAAATCCCTACCAGCAGTGCTCTTCCACTTCCGGGAAGGAGCAGTTGGAGTATGTGCAGACATTAAGGAGATGTTTCACCAAGTGCTGATACAGCCACAGGACAGATGTGCCCAGCGATTCTTGTGGAGAAATGGAGAGGATCGTCGGAACCCGGACACCTACGAGATGCAGGTCATGACATTCGGAGCAGCTTGCTCTCCTTGTGCAGCGGACTATGTGAAGCTCGTCAACGCTTCGCAATATAGTAGTACGGATCCGCGAGCGGTTCTGGCGATAAAGGAGTACCACTATGTGGACGACTATGTGAACAGTTTCATGAGCAAGGACGATGCTGTCGCCGTTTCGTCACGGGTGAGAGAAATACACGCAAACGCAGGATTTGATTTGTGTCGGTTTTCCTCCAGTTCGGCAGATGTGGTCAAAGCTCTGAACCCACAAGGATCCAACACGAATGTTAAATGGAGCGAATCTGAGGAGAAAGTATTGGGAATGTACTGGCAGCCGGCTGCGGATGATCATATACCATCGGGTACCCAGCAGTGTGATGGACGGGAAACGCGTCCCTACCAAGAGGGAGTTTCTAAGCCTTGTTATGTCCACATTCGATCCGATTGGGTTCTTGAGCTGCTACATGATAACCGCTAA